From Anopheles darlingi chromosome 2, idAnoDarlMG_H_01, whole genome shotgun sequence, the proteins below share one genomic window:
- the LOC125951834 gene encoding microfibril-associated glycoprotein 4-like, producing MQQEMQQQKKDETHQHIKSQEAIAEIRAKKDENEMLLGDISQKLNTLKSDLSTQREEISRNRNENLKQMEQVKSDQKQMLSMLNIHRGSYRSCKDVHTKASGMYNIRGKDTMDTFVAYCEQDKDGGGWMVIQHRFDGSLSFDRNWTDYKNGFGEVDGEHWLGLERIHQFTKEHDCELLIEMKDFYDNYKYARYSSFAIGSESEQYNLKILGEYRGTAGDSLRYHKGMKFSTPDRDNDLKPNFNCATIFSGGWWFKDCHFAFLNGLYQNVSGQNQSLITWISFSNEYRGLSYSRMLIRPLN from the coding sequence ATGCAGCAAGAaatgcaacagcaaaaaaaggatgaaacacATCAACACATAAAATCGCAAGAGGCAATTGCGGAAATTCGAGCCAAAAAGGACGAGAACGAAATGTTGTTGGGTgatatttcacaaaaactgAACACATTGAAATCAGACTTATCAACACAACGAGAGGAAATCAgcagaaatcgaaacgaaaacctcAAACAGATGGAGCAAGTAAAAAGCGATCAAAAGCAAATGCTCTCAATGTTAAATATTCATCGCGGCTCATATCGCTCCTGCAAAGATGTGCATACGAAAGCGTCTGGAATGTATAATATCCGAGGAAAGGACACTATGGATACATTCGTAGCTTATTGTGAGCAGGATAAGGATGGTGGAGGATGGATGGTTATTCAGCATCGCTTCGACGGATCACTCAGCTTCGATCGCAACTGGACGGACTACAAAAATGGATTTGGTGAAGTCGATGGCGAGCATTGGCTCGGACTAGAGCGAATTCATCAGTTTACGAAGGAACACGATTGTGAGCTGCTGATCGAGATGAAGGATTTCTACGATAACTATAAATACGCGAGATACTCCTCATTTGCCATCGGTAGCGAGAGCGAGCAGTATAACCTGAAGATTCTGGGAGAGTATAGAGGCACGGCGGGGGATTCATTAAGATACCACAAAGGAATGAAGTTTTCGACCCCAGATAGGGATAATGATTTGAAACCAAATTTTAATTGTGCAACAATTTTCTCAGGTGGATGGTGGTTTAAAGATTGCCATTTCGCGTTTCTGAATGGATTGTATCAAAATGTTAGTGGACAGAATCAGAGTCTAATTACCTGGATTAGTTTCAGCAACGAATATCGCGGCCTAAGCTACTCTCGAATGCTGATACGTCCGTTGAACTAA